In Rosa chinensis cultivar Old Blush chromosome 1, RchiOBHm-V2, whole genome shotgun sequence, a genomic segment contains:
- the LOC112181842 gene encoding type I inositol polyphosphate 5-phosphatase 10 isoform X2 produces MPVGQDVQSFRVFVATWNVGGKSPHSGLNLDDFLQVNNPSDIYVLGFQEIVPLNAGNVLVLEDNEPAAKWLALINQSLNKSTNGSSRLTASLGGSLFFSKPSLKKVSKSFRTESKRKLKSCNCTYELERKHSKDFCFRCQQPNINEDDLSSEPDEEGSNGFDISEISVSSTTSQMKYSLVASKQMVGIFVTLWARKECVQYVSHLRISCISRGIMGCLGNKGCISVSFLFHQTSFCFVCSHLASGEKEGDELRRNMDVLEILKNTQFPKICRTAYSRVPDKILDHDQVIWLGDLNYRIALSYSETRKLLVDNDWDTLLDKDQLKIEREAGRVFKGWKEGKIYFAPTYKYFYNSDTYFGEMKTSKKKRRTPAWCDRILWHGNGIRQLSYIRGESRFSDHRPVCATFFVDVMVNEDGLKKEIPSSNMKVEIEELLPTRNR; encoded by the exons ATGCCTGTGGGTCAAGATGTTCAGTCCTTTCG AGTTTTTGTAGCAACCTGGAATGTAGGAGGGAAATCTCCCCATAGTGGCCTTAATCTGGACGATTTTCTTCAGGTTAATAATCCGTCAGACATATATGTCTTGGG TTTTCAGGAAATTGTTCCTTTAAATGCTGGAAATGTATTAGTTCTAGAGGATAATGAACCTGCGGCAAAATGGCTTGCTTTAATCAATCAGTCACTGAATAAATCAACAAAtggatcttcaagactcacagCGAGCCTTGGTGGTTCATTGTTTTTCTCGAAGCCGTCCCTTAAAAAGGTCAGCAAGTCTTTTAGAACAGAGAGCAAAAGAAAGCTGAAGAGTTGCAACTGCACTTATGAACTAGAAAGGAAGCATAGTAAAGATTTCTGTTTTCGATGCCAACAACCAAATATAAATGAAGATGACTTGTCTTCTGAACCGGATGAAGAGGGATCTAATGGCTTTGATATCTCAGAAATTTCCGTTTCCTCTACTACGAGCCAGATGAAGTATAGCCTTGTAGCAAGTAAGCAAATGGTAGGAATTTTTGTTACTCTTTGGGCAAGGAAGGAGTGTGTACAATATGTTAGTCACTTGAGAATCTCCTGCATTAGTCGTGGCATCATGGGCTGCCTTGGAAACAAG GGTTGTATTTCAGTGAGCTTTCTGTTCCATCAGACAAGCTTTTGTTTTGTCTGCAGTCACTTGGCATCTGGTGAGAAAGAGGGGGATGAGCTAAGGAGAAATATGGATGTCTTAGAGATTCTTAAGAATACACAGTTTCCTAAGATTTGCAGAACAGCTTATAGTAGGGTTCCAGATAAAATTCTAGACCATGA CCAGGTCATATGGTTAGGGGACTTGAACTACCGCATTGCGTTGAGCTACTCTGAAACCCGGAAACTTTTAGTTGACAATGACTGGGATACACTTCTTGACAAAGATCAG CTCAAGATTGAAAGAGAAGCAGGGAGAGTATTCAAAGGATGGAAGGAAGGAAAAATTTACTTTGCACCTACTTACAAATACTTCTACAACTCCGACACTTATTTTGGCGAGATGAAAAcatcaaagaagaaaaggagaacCCCAGCTTG GTGTGATAGAATACTGTGGCATGGAAATGGGATTAGACAACTGTCATACATACGTGGAGAGTCCCGTTTTTCTGACCACCGGCCAGTTTGTGCTACATTTTTTGTGGATGTCATGGTTAATGAGGATGGATTGAAGAAGGAAATACCCAGCTCTAAtatgaaagttgaaattgaaGAGCTTTTACCAACACGTAACAGATAG
- the LOC112181842 gene encoding type I inositol polyphosphate 5-phosphatase 10 isoform X1, with product MTVRDQDLKKKSFIHKIFTMKDRDVIGSSDFLEAQSDPVLDSQSISGRGAQMPVGQDVQSFRVFVATWNVGGKSPHSGLNLDDFLQVNNPSDIYVLGFQEIVPLNAGNVLVLEDNEPAAKWLALINQSLNKSTNGSSRLTASLGGSLFFSKPSLKKVSKSFRTESKRKLKSCNCTYELERKHSKDFCFRCQQPNINEDDLSSEPDEEGSNGFDISEISVSSTTSQMKYSLVASKQMVGIFVTLWARKECVQYVSHLRISCISRGIMGCLGNKGCISVSFLFHQTSFCFVCSHLASGEKEGDELRRNMDVLEILKNTQFPKICRTAYSRVPDKILDHDQVIWLGDLNYRIALSYSETRKLLVDNDWDTLLDKDQLKIEREAGRVFKGWKEGKIYFAPTYKYFYNSDTYFGEMKTSKKKRRTPAWCDRILWHGNGIRQLSYIRGESRFSDHRPVCATFFVDVMVNEDGLKKEIPSSNMKVEIEELLPTRNR from the exons ATGACTGTTAGGGATCAAGACCTGAAAAAGAAG TCTTTTATTCACAAGATTTTCACCATGAAAGACAGAGATGTAATTGGCTCATCTGATTTTCTTG AAGCACAATCTGATCCAGTGCTTGACAGTCAATCTATAAGTGGCAGAGGGGCTCAAATGCCTGTGGGTCAAGATGTTCAGTCCTTTCG AGTTTTTGTAGCAACCTGGAATGTAGGAGGGAAATCTCCCCATAGTGGCCTTAATCTGGACGATTTTCTTCAGGTTAATAATCCGTCAGACATATATGTCTTGGG TTTTCAGGAAATTGTTCCTTTAAATGCTGGAAATGTATTAGTTCTAGAGGATAATGAACCTGCGGCAAAATGGCTTGCTTTAATCAATCAGTCACTGAATAAATCAACAAAtggatcttcaagactcacagCGAGCCTTGGTGGTTCATTGTTTTTCTCGAAGCCGTCCCTTAAAAAGGTCAGCAAGTCTTTTAGAACAGAGAGCAAAAGAAAGCTGAAGAGTTGCAACTGCACTTATGAACTAGAAAGGAAGCATAGTAAAGATTTCTGTTTTCGATGCCAACAACCAAATATAAATGAAGATGACTTGTCTTCTGAACCGGATGAAGAGGGATCTAATGGCTTTGATATCTCAGAAATTTCCGTTTCCTCTACTACGAGCCAGATGAAGTATAGCCTTGTAGCAAGTAAGCAAATGGTAGGAATTTTTGTTACTCTTTGGGCAAGGAAGGAGTGTGTACAATATGTTAGTCACTTGAGAATCTCCTGCATTAGTCGTGGCATCATGGGCTGCCTTGGAAACAAG GGTTGTATTTCAGTGAGCTTTCTGTTCCATCAGACAAGCTTTTGTTTTGTCTGCAGTCACTTGGCATCTGGTGAGAAAGAGGGGGATGAGCTAAGGAGAAATATGGATGTCTTAGAGATTCTTAAGAATACACAGTTTCCTAAGATTTGCAGAACAGCTTATAGTAGGGTTCCAGATAAAATTCTAGACCATGA CCAGGTCATATGGTTAGGGGACTTGAACTACCGCATTGCGTTGAGCTACTCTGAAACCCGGAAACTTTTAGTTGACAATGACTGGGATACACTTCTTGACAAAGATCAG CTCAAGATTGAAAGAGAAGCAGGGAGAGTATTCAAAGGATGGAAGGAAGGAAAAATTTACTTTGCACCTACTTACAAATACTTCTACAACTCCGACACTTATTTTGGCGAGATGAAAAcatcaaagaagaaaaggagaacCCCAGCTTG GTGTGATAGAATACTGTGGCATGGAAATGGGATTAGACAACTGTCATACATACGTGGAGAGTCCCGTTTTTCTGACCACCGGCCAGTTTGTGCTACATTTTTTGTGGATGTCATGGTTAATGAGGATGGATTGAAGAAGGAAATACCCAGCTCTAAtatgaaagttgaaattgaaGAGCTTTTACCAACACGTAACAGATAG